In Erigeron canadensis isolate Cc75 chromosome 7, C_canadensis_v1, whole genome shotgun sequence, one DNA window encodes the following:
- the LOC122607628 gene encoding factor of DNA methylation 1-like, translated as MDISSSSDSDISDSDILEYKNKPYEQLRSGKLKVKYPNGILRCPFCAGKKKQNFKYKDLHQHATGASKGSSNRKAIQKANHLALKMYLENELADEAEKPLIVAAPVPAAPVSEDNDLYCWPWTGLVVNIVKDANNGQDIENKEYWVKFFAKYKPETIEILWDNHKQTAQALVGFNNDWTGFRNAMEFEKSFEAAHHSKKEWKFSENPNDSRIYAWIARASDFESQGPIGEYLRANKVLKTIADLVQEAVDNRNKAVVELATEIDMRNENLDDLQVKYNQKTMSLSRMLEEKDNLHQAFYEETRKMQRLAREHVKRVLDEQEMLNADLEERRKKLDDWSRKLKMSEAKTERDKQKLEEDKRKNDLQNTSLQMASVEQKKADESVLRLVEEQKREKEEALKKVLELERQLDAKQKLEMEIEELKGKLQVMKHLGDDSAVQEQIKKMDDELKSKMEEMDGVEELNQTLMVKERQSNDELQEARKELIKGLQDMLSGRTNIGVKRMGDLDAKSFEEACKEKFGYEEAEIKAMELCSLWQDKLKNPEWHPMKVVLVNGAHEEVVNEDDELLRDLKAEWGPRIFDAVVTAYKEMNEYNASGRYVVSELWNFKDNRKATLKEVISYILKNLKNLKRKR; from the exons ATGGATATCAGCTCTAGTTCAGATTCTGACATCAGTGATTCGGACATTCTTGAGTACAAAAATAAGCCATATGAGCAGCTGAGGAGTGGGAAGCTCAAAGTTAAATATCCAAATGGCATTCTTCGGTGTCCGTTTTGCGCAGGGAAGAAGAAACAGAATTTCAAGTACAAAGATCTGCATCAACACGCGACTGGAGCGAGCAAAGGTTCTTCAAACCGAAAAGCTATACAAAAGGCGAATCATCTTGCTTTAAAGATGTATTTGGAAAATGAACTTGCAGATGAGGCTGAAAAGCCGTTGATAGTGGCTGCTCCAGTACCTGCAGCTCCAGTATCTGAAGATAATGATTTATATTGCTGGCCTTGGACTGGACTTGTGGTCAACATAGTCAAAGATGCCAATAATGGGCAAGATATTGAGAATAAAGAATATTGGGTGAAATTTTTTGCGAAGTATAAGCCCGAAACTATTGAGATCTTATGGGACAACCATAAACAGACGGCACAAGCTTTGGTGGGATTTAATAATGATTGGACTGGTTTTAGGAATGCAATGGAGTTTGAGAAATCATTTGAAGCTGCCCATCACAGTAAGAAAGAATGGAAGTTTTCTGAAAATCCTAATGATTCTAGAATTTATGCATGGATAGCTCGTGCGAGTGACTTTGAATCGCAAGGGCCGATAGGAGAATATCTCCGTGCTAATAAAGTTCTGAAAACGATAGCTGATCTTGTTCAAGAAGCTGTTGACAACAGAAACAAAGCCGTCGTGGAGTTAGCAACTGAAATTGACATGAGAAATGAAAATCTTGATGATTTGCAAGTCAAATACAATCAGAAAACCATGTCTTTGAGTAGGATGCTCGAGGAAAAAGACAACCTTCATCAAGCTTTTTATGAAG AGACAAGGAAAATGCAGCGGCTTGCCAGGGAGCATGTGAAAAGGGTGTTAGATGAACAGGAAATGCTAAATGCAGATTTGGAAGAGCGTAGGAAAAAGCTTGATGACTGGAGCAGGAAACTCAAAATGAGTGAGGCCAAAACGGAACGTGATAAACAGAAGCTagaagaagataaaagaaaG AATGATCTGCAAAACACTTCTCTGCAAATGGCTTCCGTGGAACAGAAAAAAGCTGACGAGAGTGTCTTGAGGCTGGTTGAAGAGCAGAAG AGAGAGAAGGAGGAGGCTTTGAAGAAAGTACTTGAGTTGGAGAGACAACTAGATGCTAAACAGAAATTGGAGATGGAAATCGAAGAACTGAAAGGGAAACTGCAGGTGATGAAGCATCTGGGAGATGATTCAGCAGTTCAGGAGCAAATTAAAAAGATGGACGATGAACTGAAATCGAAAATGGAGGAAATGGATGGGGTCGAGGAACTGAATCAAACTCTCATGGTTAAGGAGCGTCAAAGTAATGATGAGCTACAAGAAGCTCGCAAAGAGTTGATTAAG GGTCTACAGGATATGTTGAGTGGACGTACGAATATCGGGGTGAAGAGGATGGGAGACCTTGATGCGAAATCCTTCGAAGAAGCCTGCAAGGAGAAGTTCGGCTACGAGGAAGCTGAGATTAAGGCCATGGAGTTGTGTTCCCTATGGCAGGACAAACTCAAAAACCCTGAGTGGCATCCAATGAAAGTCGTACTAGTAAATGGCGCGCACGAG GAAGTGGttaatgaagatgatgaactGCTGAGAGATCTCAAGGCCGAGTGGGGACCCCGTATCTTTGATGCAGTGGTTACTGCTTACAAAGAGATGAATGAATACAATGCTAGTGGAAGATATGTGGTCTCCGAGCTGTGGAACTTCAAAGATAATAGAAAAGCTACACTGAAGGAAGTTATCAGCTACatcttgaaaaatttgaagaaCCTTAAGCgaaaaagataa